The proteins below are encoded in one region of Belonocnema kinseyi isolate 2016_QV_RU_SX_M_011 chromosome 1, B_treatae_v1, whole genome shotgun sequence:
- the LOC117181088 gene encoding tigger transposable element-derived protein 4-like, with translation MSQKVLTLKEKVDVIKYYKSEKCGVHKLAEQFYIEKTQAAETVKNKDKIIEMWFDNRNEKQCGKTSLNGAGIFVDSVVFESFCIVRAHNVPGSSPLIQNKALEVAKEVGASDFKASNGWLEKFRVRHKISYKTVCAESAAVNVDTVDGWIKKLPSETCSGTKSSKERLTVLLCAYVHGEKEKPLVIDKAAKPRFFKGLGVKNFPVHCKHNKKSWLTREIMEWLMDLDRKMKRQKRKILLLFDNATSHHEIKLDFVKAVLFPITEEESTETQTTADDDGLLANLLQTAGGAAVSADDYVNVDTD, from the exons ATGTCTCAAAAAGTGTTAACATTGAAGGAAAAAGTGGATGTGATAAAATATTATAAGAGTGAAAAATGTGGAGTTCACAAACTAGctgaacaattttatattgagaagACACAAGCAGCTGAAACAgtgaaaaataaagacaaaattattgaaatgtggTTTGACAATCGGAACGAAAAACAATGtggaaaaacttctttgaatgGTGCTGGTATCTTTGTGGATAGTGTAGTTTTCGAATCGTTTTGCATAGTACGAGCTCATAATGTTCCAGGGTCGAGTCCACTGATTCAAAATAAAGCCTTGGAAGTAGCAAAAGAAGTAGGAGCTTCTGATTTTAAAGCTTCTAATGGCTGGTTGGAAAAATTTCGTGTGAGACataaaatttcctacaaaaccgTTTGCGCAGAATCAGCTGCTGTGAATGTGGATACAGTTGACGGATGGATAAAAAAGTTGCCAA GTGAAACGTGTTCTGGTACTAAAAGTTCAAAAGAGAGATTGACAGTTTTATTATGTGCATATGTGCATGGTGAAAAAGAAAAGCCTCTTGTCATCGACAAAGCTGCTAAACCTAGATTCTTCAAAGGACTTGGCGTAAAAAACTTTCCTGTTCACTGTAAGCATAACAAGAAGTCTTGGCTGACTCGAGAAATAATGGAATGGCTGATGGATCTCGACAGAAAAATGAAGCGGCAGAAAAGAAAAATCCTACTTTTGTTCGACAATGCCACGTCACATCAtgaaattaaattagattttgtAAAAGCAGTGCTTTTTCCAATAACTGAAGAAGAATCAACAGAAACCCAGACAACTGCTGATGATGATGGTCTCCTTGCTAATTTGCTTCAAACTGCTGGCGGTGCTGCTGTTTCCGCAGATGACTATGTAAACGTTGACACCGATTAA